The Tamandua tetradactyla isolate mTamTet1 chromosome 8, mTamTet1.pri, whole genome shotgun sequence genome includes a window with the following:
- the LOC143643184 gene encoding olfactory receptor 8A1-like: MAAENHSTVTEFILGGLTNRPGLQLPLFLLFLGIYTVTMVGNLGMIMLILVNPQRHTPMYFFLSNLSLVDMCYSSVITPKMLVNFVSEKNIISYAGCMSQLYFFLVFVIAECYLLTVMVYDCYVAICNPLPYNISMSHQVCSLLVAVVYILGFIGSTIETVLMLKLSYCKVLISHYFCDILPLMKLSCTSTYNAQMVLFFLAGFDIIVTSLAILVSCALILSSILHISTTEGRSKAFGTCSSHLAAVGMFYGSTAFIYLKPSTASSLAQENLASVFYTTVIPMLNPLIYSLRNKEVKAALQRTLQIK, from the coding sequence ATGGCTGCAGAAAATCACTCCACAGTGACAGAGTTCATTCTCGGGGGACTAACAAATCGGCCAGGACTCCAGCTCccactcttcctcctcttccttgggATCTACACGGTCACCATGGTGGGGAACCTGGGCATGATCATGCTAATCCTCGTGAATCCTCAGcgtcacacccccatgtacttcttcctcagcaATTTGTCCCTTGTGGACATGTGCTACTCCTCTGTCATTACCCCTAAGATGCTGGTGAACTTTGTGTCAGAGAAGAACATCATCTCTTATGCAGGGTGCATGTCACAGCTCTACTTCTTCCTTGTTTTTGTCATTGCTGAGTGTTACTTGCTGACGGTGATGGTCTATGACTGCTATGTTGCCATCTGCAATCCTTTGCCTTATAACATCAGCATGTCCCATCAGGTCTGCTCCCTGCTGGTGGCTGTGGTCTATATCTTGGGATTCATTGGCTCAACAATAGAGACTGTCCTCATGCTAAAGTTGTCCTATTGTAAGGTCCTCATCAGTCATTACTTCTGTGACATCCTCCCCCTCATGAAACTCTCCTGCACTAGCACTTATAATGCCCAGATGgtacttttctttttggctgGATTTGACATTATAGTCACCAGTTTAGCAATCCTTGTTTCCTGTGCCCTCATCCTTTCCAGCATCCTCCACATCAGCACCACAGAGGGCAGGTCCAAAGCCTTCGGTACCTGCAGCTCCCACCTGGCAGCTGTGGGAATGTTCTACGGCTCTACTGCCTTCATATACTTGAAGCCCTCCACAGCCAGTTCCCTGGCCCAGGAGAACTTGGCCTCTGTGTTCTACACCACAGTGATCCCCATGCTGAACCCTCTGATCTACAGTCTGAGGAACAAGGAAGTCAAGGCTGCTCTGCAGAGAACACTGCAGATAAAATGA